One window from the genome of Microbacterium sulfonylureivorans encodes:
- a CDS encoding trimeric intracellular cation channel family protein — translation MNEPIFVIPLWADLIAVGLGGIQGALFASGFRGERRLDLLGVAIIGIVVGMGGGLIRDLLLNVMPVTLQSNWYLLTATGAALIGMLLAGLFQRLNAVIVGLDALVMGLFGAFGTSKALALGLPLIPAVFVGVCAAVGGGILRDMIMGLPVAIMHVGSLYAVAAGAGCLVLAVAHALGADLVIAAVVGLVVTTVIRLLAVIFDISLPEQRALYRRKVAVETSAIPIVKS, via the coding sequence GTGAACGAGCCGATCTTCGTGATCCCCCTGTGGGCGGACCTCATCGCCGTCGGACTCGGCGGCATCCAGGGCGCCCTCTTCGCTTCCGGCTTCCGGGGCGAGCGAAGACTGGATCTTCTCGGCGTCGCCATCATCGGCATCGTCGTCGGCATGGGCGGCGGCCTCATTCGCGACCTGCTGCTCAACGTCATGCCCGTCACCCTGCAGAGCAACTGGTACCTGCTCACCGCCACCGGCGCGGCACTGATCGGGATGCTGCTCGCCGGCCTCTTCCAGCGCCTCAACGCCGTCATCGTCGGGCTCGACGCCCTCGTCATGGGGCTGTTCGGGGCGTTCGGCACGAGCAAGGCGCTCGCACTCGGCCTCCCCCTCATCCCCGCCGTCTTCGTCGGCGTCTGCGCGGCTGTCGGCGGAGGGATCCTCCGCGACATGATCATGGGACTGCCGGTCGCCATCATGCACGTCGGCTCGCTCTACGCGGTTGCCGCGGGCGCGGGATGCCTCGTCCTCGCCGTCGCCCACGCGCTCGGCGCAGATCTCGTCATCGCTGCCGTCGTCGGCCTGGTGGTGACGACGGTCATCCGGCTGCTGGCGGTGATCTTCGACATCTCGCTGCCGGAACAGCGGGCCCTGTATCGCCGGAAGGTCGCGGTCGAGACATCCGCCATCCCGATCGTGAAGTCCTGA
- a CDS encoding MarR family winged helix-turn-helix transcriptional regulator: MSGTQILDTLLAITHVLQADQERELDRRGLTTPRTHLLWIVFHGGPATQVQLAEQLDVTPRNVTTLVDALEATGFARREPHPTDRRAVLVHLTERGLSIMETMNAEHTALGADLVEGLDEETVRIALRALEHVRGRLEQLVAEHEERLHEGAAR; the protein is encoded by the coding sequence ATGTCCGGTACGCAGATCCTTGACACGCTCCTGGCGATCACGCACGTGCTGCAGGCCGACCAGGAGCGCGAGCTCGACCGTCGCGGCTTGACGACACCCCGCACTCACCTGCTCTGGATCGTGTTCCACGGCGGGCCCGCCACACAGGTCCAGCTCGCCGAACAGCTCGACGTGACTCCGCGCAACGTCACGACCCTCGTCGACGCACTCGAAGCGACCGGGTTCGCGAGACGGGAGCCGCACCCGACCGATCGCCGCGCCGTCCTCGTGCACCTGACCGAGCGGGGACTCTCGATCATGGAGACGATGAACGCCGAGCACACGGCGCTCGGCGCCGACCTCGTCGAGGGCCTCGACGAGGAGACGGTCCGCATCGCACTGCGGGCACTCGAACACGTCCGCGGGCGCCTCGAGCAGCTCGTCGCGGAGCACGAGGAGCGACTGCACGAGGGGGCCGCCCGATGA
- a CDS encoding GrpB family protein, translating to MSGPVVVDYDPAWPAAAELWLERIACAVGNLRGSAAFELDHIGSTAVPGLAAKPIIDLQLLAPELPDQNSFVDALAPLGFELARGSRPDSPGVHSDIPRPSDSAPDPAKHVKQLFHRPPDSVDLEMILHVRVAESPFADFVLAFRDWLRDSSENARQYEAIKRSLAAEHADADDYDDYTRAKTVFMNHAQTQMGWP from the coding sequence ATGTCTGGCCCAGTCGTCGTCGACTATGACCCGGCGTGGCCGGCGGCCGCGGAACTCTGGCTCGAACGCATCGCCTGCGCCGTCGGCAACCTTCGCGGCAGCGCCGCCTTCGAGCTCGACCACATCGGTTCGACGGCCGTTCCCGGCCTCGCGGCCAAGCCGATCATCGACCTGCAGCTCCTCGCGCCGGAACTCCCAGACCAGAACAGCTTCGTCGACGCGCTGGCCCCGCTCGGCTTCGAACTCGCGCGAGGTTCACGGCCCGATTCTCCCGGAGTGCACTCCGACATCCCGCGGCCGTCGGATTCCGCCCCCGACCCCGCAAAGCACGTCAAGCAGCTCTTCCACCGCCCGCCGGATTCCGTCGATCTCGAGATGATCCTCCACGTGCGGGTCGCCGAGTCGCCCTTCGCCGACTTCGTGCTGGCCTTTCGAGACTGGCTCCGCGACAGCAGCGAGAATGCACGCCAGTACGAGGCAATCAAACGCAGCCTGGCCGCCGAGCACGCCGACGCCGACGACTACGACGACTACACCCGCGCCAAGACAGTGTTCATGAATCACGCACAAACACAGATGGGCTGGCCGTAG
- a CDS encoding Type 1 glutamine amidotransferase-like domain-containing protein has product MSVHLIGGGATTSADAPLYAPFVAEAALRAGHAGRARPRVAVISLHPEAEEKAAALGELLAEAATGPAIELHLTAGRRGEPIELGALGDVDGIAVGGGVVEDVRAGLEPVFGELRRLVAGGVPYLGVSAGAMIAAEGSLGGGSRIGGVVVSPEDPDEAGDELEIEPGIGLVDVAIEVHVAERGMLSRLVAAVESGLVAGGLGIDERTALIVSDGGLRVEGKGSVWRVLPAEGGVLVSTIGT; this is encoded by the coding sequence ATGAGCGTGCACCTCATCGGCGGCGGCGCGACCACTAGTGCGGATGCCCCGCTCTACGCGCCGTTCGTCGCCGAAGCGGCCCTGCGAGCGGGCCATGCCGGCCGCGCGCGGCCACGGGTCGCCGTGATCTCACTGCACCCCGAGGCCGAGGAGAAGGCGGCGGCGCTTGGCGAGCTTCTGGCCGAGGCCGCAACCGGACCCGCGATCGAGCTGCACCTGACTGCGGGGCGGCGCGGCGAGCCGATCGAGCTCGGCGCGCTCGGCGACGTGGACGGCATCGCGGTGGGAGGAGGCGTCGTCGAGGACGTGCGCGCCGGGCTCGAGCCAGTGTTCGGCGAGTTGCGCCGGCTGGTCGCCGGCGGAGTGCCCTACCTCGGCGTCTCGGCCGGCGCGATGATCGCGGCGGAGGGCTCGCTCGGAGGCGGCTCGCGCATCGGCGGCGTGGTCGTCTCACCTGAGGATCCCGACGAAGCGGGCGACGAACTGGAGATCGAGCCCGGCATTGGCCTCGTCGACGTTGCCATCGAGGTGCACGTTGCCGAGCGCGGCATGCTGTCCCGACTGGTCGCCGCCGTCGAGTCCGGGCTGGTCGCGGGCGGGCTCGGCATCGACGAGCGAACAGCCCTGATCGTGAGCGATGGCGGGCTCCGGGTCGAAGGCAAGGGCAGCGTCTGGCGGGTGCTGCCGGCCGAGGGAGGCGTGCTGGTCTCCACCATCGGCACGTGA
- a CDS encoding PadR family transcriptional regulator, translating to MVNSPTQLGRLEQDLRKGALVLAVLSQLRAPQYGYSLRQALAQRGMPIEEGTLYPLLRRLESQGLLASQWQADDGPPRRYYQLSALGTGVYQDLTSAWGSLASVMNRLLTEED from the coding sequence ATGGTAAATAGCCCGACACAGCTCGGTCGGCTCGAGCAGGACCTCCGCAAGGGTGCCCTCGTGCTAGCCGTGCTCTCCCAGCTGCGTGCCCCGCAGTACGGCTACTCCCTGCGACAGGCACTCGCCCAGCGCGGGATGCCCATCGAGGAAGGAACCCTCTATCCGCTGCTGCGCCGGCTGGAGAGCCAGGGACTGCTCGCTTCGCAATGGCAGGCGGATGACGGGCCGCCCCGCCGCTACTACCAGCTCAGCGCGCTCGGCACCGGCGTGTACCAAGACCTGACCTCCGCATGGGGGTCGTTGGCGTCGGTGATGAACCGGCTCCTGACCGAGGAGGACTGA